In Bosea sp. PAMC 26642, the DNA window GATGGCTGCGAACCGGCTGGGCGTCGAGCGCGTCCGGGCGCTCTGCGACAAATATGGCCGCGACACCGTGCTCGCCGCCGGCAGTGCCTTGCAGGACTATGCCGAGCGCAAGATGCGCGCAGGCATCGCCTCGATCCCCGACGGCGTCTATCGTTTCGCCGATTTCTTCGACAACCCCGAAATCGAGACGCCGCTGGAATTCTCCGTTGAGATCACCGTCGCCGGCGATGAGATGACGCTCGCCTTTGAGAGCCCGCCGCAGGCCCGCGCCGGCTTCAACATGGTCTACACCGCGCTGCTCTCGACGGTGTACTACGCCGTCAAGACCGTTTCCGATCCGACGATCCCGCCCAATTCCGGCCTCGCCCGGCCGCTCACGGTCATCGCCGAGCCCGGCACGGTGCTGAACTGCGTCCACCCGGCGGCGGTGAACGGGCGCATCGCGTCCTGCCAGCGCGTCGTCGACCTGATCCACGGCGCGCTCGCCCAGGCCGTGCCGGAGCGGGTGATCGCCGCCTGCTGCGGCACGGCCGCGGCGGCGACCTTCATGGGCGCCATGCCCGGCAGCGGCGAGCTCTGGGTCTATCTCGAGACGATCGGCGGCGGCTCGGGCGCGCGTGCCACCAAGGACGGGCTCGACGGCGTCCACGTCCATATGACCAACACCTCGAATCTCCCGGTCGAGGCGCTGGAACTGGAATATCCGCTGACTTTGCTGCGCTATGAACTCGTCGACGGCTCGGGCGGGCAGGGCCGGCAGCGCGGCGGCATGGGACTGCGCCGCGTCTACCGGGCCGAGGCGCCATGCCGGCTCAATCTCGACAATTCGCGGCTGGCCTCGCAACCCTGGGGCATCGCCGGCGGCGGGCCGGGGCAGGGCGGTTCCTTCGTCTTCAGCGAAGGGGTCGGTCCCTTCGTCAATGGCGACGGCGCGCTCGAAGCCGGCCAGATCGTCGAGATCATCACGCCGGGGGCCGGCGGCTACGGCCCGGCCTGGGAGCGCGATCCTGCGGCGCGGGCGCGCGACCTCCGGGAAGGGCGGTTCGCCGGCTGAGTTCTATCCAGTGTGGAACCGCGCCCGTCATTCCGGGGCTTCGCGAAGCGAAGAGCCCGGAACCCATACGCACTGACGGTTCCAGGTAACCACCACGCGCGTGCACCCTTTTTTCTGCCACCTGAGTTTATGGGTTCCGGGCTCGGCCCTTGCAGGCCGCCCCGGAATGACGGCGGTGGTTCCGGTGAACCTGTTCGGCTTTAAACGCTGGCGCCAATCCGCTCTTCAACCGTCCGCCGTCCGAAATCGCGGCCGGGGATCGAGGCGAGCAGGGCCTGCGTGTAGGCATGCCGGGGATTGCCGAACACTTCGCCGATCGGCCCCGCCTCCATTACCTCGCCGTTCTTCATCACCGCCACGAGGTCGCAGACCTGCGCTGCGACCCGCAGATCGTGGGTGATGAAGATGATCGAGAGGCCGAGCCGCTCGCGCAATTCCGCCAGCAGCTTCAGCACCTGTGCCTGTACCGAGACGTCGAGCGCCGAGACCGCCTCGTCGGCGACCAGCACAGCGGGTCCGAGCGCCAGCGCGCGCGCCAGGCCGATGCGCTGGCGCTGCCCGCCCGAGAATTCGTGCGGATAGCGATCCATCGCGGCGGGATCGAGCCCGACCAGTCGAAACAGCTCCCGCGCCTTGGCCAGCGCCTCCGCGCGCGGCGTGCCGTGCACCACGAGACCCTGCGCGACCAGCTCGCCCGCCTTGCGGCGCGGGTTGAGCGAGGCGAACGGGTCCTGGAAGACCATCTGGATATGCTTCGTCTCGGCGCGCATCTCGGCGCGCGACAGGCTCGCGAGATCGCGGCCGTTCAGATGGATCGAGCCGCTGTCAGGATCGATCAGGCGCACCAGGCAGCGCGCCAGCGTCGATTTGCCGGAGCCGGATTCGCCGACGATGCCGAGCGTCCCGCCGCGCGGCAGCACCAGCGACACATCCTTGACCGCATGCGTCACGCGCTGGCCGCGGCCCAGAAAGCCGCCGGTGCGATAGGTCTTCGAGACATGCTCGATCATCATGATCGGCTTGTCCGACAGCGCGCGCGGCGGCGGGGCCTGCAACGGCGGCACGGCGGCGATGAGCTGCTTGGTATAGGAATGCTGCGGGTTGAGCAGCACCTCGCTCACGGTCCCCTGCTCGACGACGCGGCCCTGGCTCATCACCGCGACCCTATCGGCAATCTCGGCGACGACGCCGAAATCATGGGTGATGAACAGAACCGCCGTACCCTTGCGCGACTGCAGTTCCCGGATCAGCGTCAGGATCTGCGCCTGCGTCGTCACGTCGAGCGCGGTCGTCGGCTCGTCGGCGATCAGGACCTTGGGATCGAGCGCGAGTGCCATCGCGATCATGGCGCGCTGGCGCTGCCCGCCCGACAATTCGTGCGGATAGGCCTTGGCCGCCGCGATGGGGTCGGGAATGCGGACCTCTTCGAGCAGGACTTGCACCTTCGCCCTGATCTGCGCCTTGCCGAGATCGGTATGGATCTCGAACATCTCGCCGATCTGGTCGCCGATGCTGCGCAGCGGGTTCAGCGCCGTCATCGGCTCCTGGAAGATCATGGCGATGCCGGCGCCGCGGACCGCGCGCATGTCGATCTCGCTGACGCCGGCGAGGTCGCGCCCCTCGAACAGGATGCGCCCGCCATCGATCGCGACGCCGCCCGGCAGCAGCCGCATGATCGTGTTGGCGGTCATCGACTTGCCCGAGCCCGACTCGCCGACGACGCAG includes these proteins:
- a CDS encoding hydantoinase B/oxoprolinase family protein, producing MTAPAPVAVDPITVEVIGSSFASITEEMGEALVKASYSTNIKERRDCSTALFDVEGNTLCQAEHIPMHLGSFIGIIPHILKRHPTAQMKPGDVFIGNDAYEGGGTHLPDIVLAEPIFHDGTMVAWAVNTAHHSDFADRGHAHIYQEGLRIPPIRLYDGGVLAKDVQELILLNCQVPRERLSDLRAQMAANRLGVERVRALCDKYGRDTVLAAGSALQDYAERKMRAGIASIPDGVYRFADFFDNPEIETPLEFSVEITVAGDEMTLAFESPPQARAGFNMVYTALLSTVYYAVKTVSDPTIPPNSGLARPLTVIAEPGTVLNCVHPAAVNGRIASCQRVVDLIHGALAQAVPERVIAACCGTAAAATFMGAMPGSGELWVYLETIGGGSGARATKDGLDGVHVHMTNTSNLPVEALELEYPLTLLRYELVDGSGGQGRQRGGMGLRRVYRAEAPCRLNLDNSRLASQPWGIAGGGPGQGGSFVFSEGVGPFVNGDGALEAGQIVEIITPGAGGYGPAWERDPAARARDLREGRFAG
- a CDS encoding ABC transporter ATP-binding protein codes for the protein MTPILVLDDVSVRLPDGADRPHAMSNVTLSVSAGEILCVVGESGSGKSMTANTIMRLLPGGVAIDGGRILFEGRDLAGVSEIDMRAVRGAGIAMIFQEPMTALNPLRSIGDQIGEMFEIHTDLGKAQIRAKVQVLLEEVRIPDPIAAAKAYPHELSGGQRQRAMIAMALALDPKVLIADEPTTALDVTTQAQILTLIRELQSRKGTAVLFITHDFGVVAEIADRVAVMSQGRVVEQGTVSEVLLNPQHSYTKQLIAAVPPLQAPPPRALSDKPIMMIEHVSKTYRTGGFLGRGQRVTHAVKDVSLVLPRGGTLGIVGESGSGKSTLARCLVRLIDPDSGSIHLNGRDLASLSRAEMRAETKHIQMVFQDPFASLNPRRKAGELVAQGLVVHGTPRAEALAKARELFRLVGLDPAAMDRYPHEFSGGQRQRIGLARALALGPAVLVADEAVSALDVSVQAQVLKLLAELRERLGLSIIFITHDLRVAAQVCDLVAVMKNGEVMEAGPIGEVFGNPRHAYTQALLASIPGRDFGRRTVEERIGASV